One Lactobacillus crispatus DNA segment encodes these proteins:
- the smpB gene encoding SsrA-binding protein SmpB, with the protein MKKEKEDNLIAQNKKARHDYFIKETLEAGIALTGTEIKSVRARRINLRDGYVQIVNGQAWLENVHISEYKQGNRYNHEPLRSRRLLLHKKEIARLAKAQSERGIAIIPLKVYLKHGFAKVLIGVGQGKKEYDKRQTIKERDQKRDIRRKYGV; encoded by the coding sequence ATGAAAAAAGAAAAAGAAGATAATTTAATTGCACAAAATAAAAAAGCACGACACGACTATTTTATTAAGGAAACATTGGAAGCAGGAATTGCTTTAACTGGAACTGAAATTAAGTCTGTACGAGCTAGAAGAATCAACTTGCGGGATGGTTATGTGCAGATCGTCAACGGACAAGCCTGGCTAGAAAATGTTCATATTAGTGAATATAAGCAAGGCAATCGGTACAATCATGAACCACTACGTAGTCGGCGCCTTCTTTTGCATAAAAAAGAAATTGCACGTTTGGCCAAAGCACAATCAGAGCGTGGTATTGCAATTATTCCACTTAAAGTGTATTTAAAACATGGCTTTGCCAAGGTATTGATTGGTGTTGGCCAAGGTAAAAAGGAATATGACAAACGGCAAACAATTAAAGAAAGAGACCAGAAGCGCGATATTCGACGCAAGTATGGTGTCTAA